attaaggcaatgtagataaCTTTTGCTaacattttttgtaaatttcatttgtaaacaattttttctGCAACAGAAGTTTACCATAGAAAACTATTGACTAGATTCTGCAATTTAGAAAtctcatgtggccctagtgtgctaatgggcctcagtccccaaaatccactaggtgctcatttgcttctccttttaattacaatatattttaggcatcaagtcaggtttaaagaggtgccaaaacagtggaaacaccttgaagtgaccccattttggaaactagactccttgaggaattcattgtagttgtcatgaggtGCATGCTGCTTTTTAAATCAGCTTTTATTctatttaagaggcgtggtgataaaaaaaaaatatagaattgctgtttttttaaattcctttttTACAGCATTgaacgtgcgctataaatgactcactttattctgcatggGGATATGAATAAGACGATAACAGCTGGGTTTTTTAGGTCTTATGGCAATCGCACAATAAAACCttttaaaaacacaaaactttgggTTGCCATATTctatgagccgtaacttttttatatttccatcaagaaatctgtgaggacttgtttgaagctacagttcgttacgcaacaatcagtaccatttttgggtacatagttcaggccgttagatgcagtgataccaattatgtatagttattttttttaaataataaaaggactgctaagggaaaaggtgggatttttactttgtATAAATAAATGTCCCTAGCGGGACCAAAATAAAACATGAAGCCCTGTTTGCACTAAGctattctaatgcactgcactacatgcagtgTATTGGAGGTGACataaagcatagtgggtcctgactgttAGGCTTCTGtaaatggcatagccggaggtgATTGTTAAGCCTCCGGCTCCCATAGCAAACACAGACGCCTGCGATCATGTCGTGGGACGTCAATGGTGCTTTAACTCCTAAGTCACGATTGCTATTGAACGCCGCTTCTAGTCAGCGGGGACAACACGAACGGTCCTTGCTGAAGgagtgctgtacgagacagcagttgtcacagctcataaGAGTGCCGGGAGGGGCAGTTATTCCcacgacctactattaggtcacggagCATGAAGGCTGTACTTCGCCTGACCTAACAGTAGGACCTGGAGTGGGGTAGGAAGGGTTAAAGTATCCCAAtgtttagaacttttttttttttttttatctgtcaaTCTGGTTTGTCAAAGGCCCCTATAAATCTAAACCCGCTTTTGCTCATCTCATACATTGCCATTTATGGTTATGCCGATCAATATTTTTTGCCCTATGGTATGCTTTTTTCCATAGTTTTACTTGAATAGCCCCTTGACTGGAAATTCAAGTAGAAATctctactaaggcctcatgcacacgaccgtaaaaacacctgttattgcaggtcgtaattacgacccacaataacggcgggcccatagacttctgttagtcacgggtaccttcccattttctcacgggaaggtgcccgtgccgttaaaaaaaatagaacatgttctatttttttcattttacgggccgtgctcctatactttataatgggagcacggctcgcaaaagcggccagctgcccgtgcttgtaattacgagcacggtcgtgtgcatgaggcctaaccattTCAAAATCCTCCTCTAGAACAGTTTCTCTTAGCTCTTAAATATTGCCTAGCAGGGAGGCCTTTTTTCAATCTTTCTGGGTGACAACTTATCTAAGCGAATACATTAGTCAACGTTGGATTATGAAAAAAGTTGGTTTGTATTTGATCAAATCAACCCATGCTGTCAAATGCAAGAAATGTAGCGAAtcattatgttaaaaaaaaaaaaacaaaaagtttgcaTAGAAACTTAAATCTAAGAATACATTTGAATCCCAGAGTGTCACATTGATGGATAAACCCCAGGTGGTTATGTGACGTGCATAGAACATAAGATATTCCTTGAAGACATCCTTGTCCTCCCACCAGCCTAGGAGGTAGACATATGAGGGAGCACAGGAGGTCCCCTTGGCTGGTGGTAAAAGGTGTCAgtgtgtggtggggggggggggggggggcaagatgTTTTGAAGCAAATTCTAGAAGATTCATTGTAAACTTTCAGATGTCTACCACGTgtggatataaaataaaaaaaagaaactgctGTCCTCGGGGGGTGGGGTTTACTGAAATCCCTTTTAATTTCTGAAGATGGTTGTGTCCAGACAAATATCAGTGTGTATGTCGACAATTATCACGCTGTTCAGTGAATCTATTATTCCGGTACTATGGGTCTGGCTGGCAGTGGGGTTTGTCCTTGTGCATTTTTGGAAGTGTGTAAAATGTGGAAATCGTTGGGTTTGTTAGAGAACTTTGTGCTCCTCTAGtgatttgagattttttttttatttttatttttttaaagagactgtcaccacattataagtgccctgtctcctacataagtagatcggcgctataatgtaggtgacagcaatgctttttatttaaaaaaacgatctattttcaccacttttagcgattttagatttatgctaatgagttgcttaatgcccaagtgggcgtgttttactttagaccaagtgggcgttgtacaggggagtgtatgacgccgaccaatcagcatcatgcactctattcatttaggcagtgcatagggatccttttagatcgctatgtgctgtcttatactaacacattaacaatactgtagtgtttagacagtgaatagacattccatgggatgtctattcacaatctctacaCTTGGTTAatgtgtctgtggtagttacagcagaggacgcgtgatcttgttgtaacctgtcatctacagcatgatctcgttgtaaccagtCATTTACcatgtaatctcgtgagattacgctgtgctctgctgtaactaccacagaaacagtaacgaagagcagagattgtgaatagacatcccatggaatgtctattcactgtaaacacttcagtattgttaatgtgtcagtataagacagcacataaggatctaaaaggatccccatgcgctgcctaaatgaatagaaagtgaccaatcggcatcatgcactcctgattggtcagcgtcatacactcctctagaccaagtgggcgttgtacaaagtaaaaacacggccacttgggcattaagcaactcattagcataaatctaaaatcgctaataaagtggtgaaaacagatagtttttttaaataaaaagcactgctgtcacctaaattatagcgcccatctccttatgtaggagatagggcacttataatgtggtgacagagcctctttaagtagtgcaTTATTGAGAATTGGGCTCAAGATTAAGCGATAACCATAAGTAGCGTCATTACAATTTTTAGACACATCTGGCCATAATCGGGGCAATCCATGAGAAGGATGTTCCCGCCTTATGATCATGGTCTTCAAGACTTTATTTCTTCCTCTGACATTTAGAAGGTTACGTCTAATGAATTTGGAAggtttaagttgttttttttaaatatatttctaCTCCTGTGATGAAAGTGTCAATACTACTGGCTGGACTGAAAGCTGGTTAGTTGATTTTGGATGTAAATCAGAAAATGGTGTTCCACACTATAAAGCCCGtcattttctataaaaaaattcTTCTAATGCAAGGCgggcttttttttcttcttagggtatgttcacactgcttattttcagctgtttttcgggctgtaaaaaaaaagaaagcagaacgcctgcaaacatccatctgcccattgatttcaacaggaaaaacagcattctgtgcaactgaatttttttttaacgtggcaGTTTAGAAAAATGGTGTGTaaaaagacgtgcatgtcacttctggagAGGTTTttgggagcagtttttcatagactataaaaaccactccaaaaacagccatagaAAATGCTGTGAACATGTGcttaaaaactgctgaaaatcaggagctgttttcccttgaaaccggctccgtattttcagacgtttagtaAACGTGTGAACATAGAAGAGCAAGAATATAGCTCTTAGGCTGTCTGTGCAATATGTAAAGCCAATTTTCTCGCAATTAGGTCTAACCACATAAGTTTGTCCATATCTGGTGTGGCGTCAAAGGATAATCCTCTTTAGAAAGTAGATTTGTAACGCtgttaaattaaaaacaaaaaaaattaataagccaatcggaacagaatgccatttttcccattgaaatcaatgggcagatgtttggaggcgttccgatttttcggccgtgtgaacataccctgacaaatTTATTTAAGTCTATATATCAACCATAATATCCATCTGTCTTCTCCTATTGGTTCTATGTATACAGGGTGAGCGATGTGCCCTGTGAGAGGTCGGCGCTGCCGTTTTTCCTGCTACTTCACATAGCGACGCATCCTTCCTTAGAGGCGCTACGCTACCTCCCCACCCCCTCTAGTCAGTCATACAGTGCCATGGCCTATGATGCTCTGGTACTTCCAGGTACACTACTGACCAGGAACCAATCAGCAAGTCAGATAACCCCTGACTATAGTGACAGCTGTAACTGGCCGCCTATCAGGTAAACCAATTGATTTGGATTGGAACAAGGGGGAAGTGTATTTAAAGAGACACCATTCTCCCCCGATTATGCCATTTTGTGTGTCGAAACATGGAATGATTCAgggaattttattattttgatacaCAATCCATGAATGACTAGCCTTACTAGTCCTCAATGAATTAAAAACTTAATTTAAGTAATTCAATTCAAGAAGTGAAACTCACGTTATATAGATTacataaagcatttttttttctcttttaatgttgatggctaacagttaatgaaaacctaaaatttaGTCTCATAAAATTTGAattttgggttaaaaaaaaataaaaagaattgtaGACTTAAGCGGAATAGAGTGTAACCATaaaacaaaacacctgcaaaattttttataattttccaccatctcattcaaagagctataacttatttttgcatcgacatggctgtataaggtcttgttttctgcaggaaaagtcctaatttttaatagcacccttTTGGGGAACATAGAACTTATTGattaagtgtagctaaatgttcgacaaacttctgacgtgtcagaagtttggattggtgggggtccgagcacggagacccccaccaatctctagaacgaagcagctgaagcgcttcatgtctgttcggctttttccagaaataaatgtatcgtgtatggactcaatacaaagtctatgagcccgtactctgatacatcggctttccagaaaatacCGAACAGAAACgaggcagctgagcgctcacactaacgtttcagctgcttcgttctagcgattggtgggggtctcagtgcttggacccccaccaatacaaacttctgacatgtcactatgatatgtcagaagcttGTTGAATCTTTAgctaaacttttattaactttttttttgggaggggggggggggggaaatcgaaaaaaacaaacgctattttgacactttttttgcatCCGAAGTTTATgccatttactgtgtggtataaataaccgaccttattcagcgggttgttgcaattgaaactataccaaatttattttgattttttatgttttactaattttacacagtaaacagttttttccacatttttattGTGTCCATATTTGAAGGGCCGTAActgttttttcgccgatgcagttgtatgagggctttttttgtgggacaacatgtagtttattggtgccattttggagtagatgcaactttttgatcacatattTTTagggcaggattcaaagaaattAATTTTTGCATTGTGTacaaatgtaataactttatagctgGGGTAGTTACGGATACAGTGATACAAACGGcttaaacaaaataaagtaaaattacaCATTTGGTAAGGGGGAAAAAAGTGGGTTCTGCAGGTTACAATTTTTTTAGCTTACATTTttagacttcactatgtgatcctccgatcgcatttataatacactgcaatacttctgtattgcagtgtattagtgcctgtccatgtaaaacagactgctaggccatgcctctggcctaGCAgggatacactacaggcagacctgggggcccttattaggccccccggctgccatagaagacactggcacccGGCGATATTAGTGCCGGTGGCATGAGGGAGGGAGTCTACAGAACTACTCAGATGCAGAGCATGCCATTgagtgctgcatctgaggggtgaaACGGGAGAGATATACGGATATCGATCTTACCAGTTAGAGCAGTAActcatgtaaaaggagccccgaccaagtattgagggcatatactgtacatacttttctgtaggccaacatttcggtattaaaaatcttttgaaattgggcttaatattctaattttgagACATAAAATTTgggattttcattaactgttaccataatcaacaaaagaaaaatgctggaaatagatccctctaatgaatctatataatgagcTTTACTTATTGAATTGCTGAAATAAATTACCTTTGAGGATATTCTAGTTCATAGAGAAGGACTAGTGTAATTGATGAATCAATATAGCGACACTAGAGGTATGATACGAGTGAGTATGTAGGGATAAGCCTAGGCGTAACGCCTCCATGTTCTTTAGCTTCGAAGATAGTGGATGCTAATATGAATGCCTCTAAAACCGTCAAACACATTTTTCTGTAGGACCATTTTATACTTGTAGGATGAGAGGTTTGATTACAACAAAAGGGACAAGAGTGCTGAGATCAGTATTCACAACATTGTTTTCTGAGGAATGCCTCCTTTCATTTATAGCCTGTTCACATCATAGTCTTtcagttgaggggttctgtcagggaacccctgaacggagagGCAAAAGGAAACCTTAGCTTCACCATTGATCCCccaagctgtgtggccgcacagctaagtatagtaacacatgaatgtagtcagcACGGGGCTGCGGTTGTCTAATACAACCATTGCACCGCTCCCAAGTTCTGACGTGctcgtgcggtcagcatgaggcaaTGCGACCAGTGCTGCACTGATTGGCGGCCcaaagaccgaacatggcgggcgcactacaaaacaccagtgttctgtcttcagtgcccgaACCGCTGCTCCTCATGCTGGCCGTGAACTTATGGTCAGGAGCAGTGCAATGGCTGTATCAGATAGCCGCAGTCCCGCTGtaatggcagagatcagagaaacctatctctgccgctattcccttgaatgctgcaatcaaagctgactgcagaacTAGAGGGGTAAATAAGGGGGATAACCTTTGGATtttgtcacagggaatccctgtgatggaacgagggccataccatatatggccagacagcccagggtccattgaaggaccccagggatgtctgaccatatttcctgttggggcatactgaggtctgccctaacaactgcccctGTACTATCAGTACATGGGCTAATGTACTGGTATTTAGATATGAGTACATTAAagtataagtaaaaaaaataaagcaatgttaaataaaacattttttacaacaaacatttttttttaaataagtctcaatacataaaatacacattagATATCGTTGCGACCGTAACATTTATTGCATCATTTATGTTTCtgcggttataaaataaaaactgctttcattcacttaatgtgaggcacgagataTTATGAGTTTTGAACCttcgtgtgcctcacattaatagtaattaaccccatcatgtacctcacacattaacccaatgttgtccattatgaaagAGGAACATTGGATTAATTACAAacatgaggcacatggaggttcaaaattaccACGTGCCTCACGTCAGaaaattgtattcatttttttttattgttggcaaaagtatcattTTGGTTTAGAGTTTCACAACACTACAagtagtatcggtatcaaagtccaaattctggtatcgtgactacCCTACTTCAAATAATGACAAGTCACTTTCCGGTGATCCAATGGGCTCATTGGGTAGTCcgctgtgtttaaaaaaaaatttaaaaaaaatccacctAGCTCCATGTTTGATAGTTGGACCTCTACCAATTACAAGTGCCACTGAGAAATAGGTAATAAGAATTGTGAACACAGTTTTGATGGTTTCATTCGTCTACGGTCAAAGCAATATTGCCTGATAATACTAACCGTGTGTTCTGCTGCATCACAGTATTCAGCCTGTGCACATGTTCTGTGGGGATCATCTCCACAAGCTGCACTTTCTGAAGCTCCTAGAAGGTAAAGGACATATTTAATCAGTGCTGCATGGATGACATCGCAAAAATGGAACAGGAACGCACTGCAAAATAGAATTAGAGTAACTATACTTCTGTAAAGACATACtagatgttttgattggtgggggtcctggtcCTGAGACCCCAACAGTCACAGAATGCTCAGCTGAGCACGGTGTCCCTAGTTAGGCTGGCTCACTCAGCTGTGATTGGTGCCCTTTAGGTGGAAGGACGGCTGGCATAGAAAGTGCGGGGCACTCAACCCAGCGCTTTGGCACTTTCAGTGATGGTTGTGGTCCAAGCACCCAGACCGACCGCACTCTAAAATGTCAGATACGTACAGCCCCATTCAGAACAAAGCCTGTTGTACAGTTGATTTTTTTTCAAGTGTGGTAATAACTGGGAAGCTTTAACCTATTCAAGCAATTCTGATGGTTCGTGACATTTCCAATAACCTTGTACAAATTTTGGTTGACAAAGTTAGTGAAAAGAGCTAAATATTTAGAaagtttgcaaaaatttgcattttccctaaatttatatgtatccagTTGTAACAGATCGTAATAGCACACaaaagttactagttaacatttcccatatgtctactttatgttcacattttattttctaggacgttacaaggcttagaactttagcagcaatctctCACATTTAAGAAGACTTACAAAACCTATTTTGCTTTTATTGTATtttcatgcctggccccgtactaCCTGTAATGCACGCACGTCCCTGCTCTTCACTTGGCGCAGTATGATCTATCTGCTCGACGTTATAATCGGCAAATAAAGAGCAGGGacgctgcgcatgcgcagtactgccGATTAGAACATCGAGCAGAAAGATCGTACTGAACATGCGCCAAGTATAGAGCAGGGACGTACACGCGTTACAGATAGTACCGGGCCAGGCATGAATGCGCggattacgctgcctggcccgTCATTCAATgaatgaagggagggagggagggaggggggaggggttgaactggggagcgaagTAAGATCATTTAGATGCAATGGTAACGCCCTCATtacacctaaatgctcattagcaaaAACGTAAAACTTTTTTCTACAGAGCAGGCAATAAACTTTAGAAACAGCTTAGTCTCCTCTACATTACCCTCGTCCTAGTTTAActgacattctggtgacagactccctttaaggtaATCGGGTCAGGGCTAGCTTTACAAAACTGATTTAGGGGGGATAttttaattgcattttttttatttcatttttgcttTTCTTCTCTTTCTTATGATCAGAAGAGACCATTGGGGGACTATACCAGCAAGGTTTTATTTTCACACTATCCACCGTAACTGGGGCCACACAATAGCTcccgttacaggggaaatcagccatgTTAGTGACTGTCACTGCTAGAGCTGTGTCTAGTTAGATGTCCCCTACCACCAGAATCCCAAagatcatgtgactagtcacatggCCACCAGGACCAAAAGAGGCAGggcctccgtttttttttttatacagtgcttTGTATAGAATAGAGTAGACAGAAGTGGTGAAAACCGCTTCTACCTTCTGTCCAGGGTCTCTGGCTTAAATCAGTGCTGTAGATCTACTATGGCATGGGCTTTAAGGGCCAGGATCACCCACGGTAAACATACAGTGGGCAAATCCGTTAATACATTTCCTCATACATTGGGAAGTTTCTTAAAACCTCTTCCTCTTATAGGGTAAATTACGGAATCTGTTAAAACCAGGAAAAAAGGTGGAACTTGCTCTACAATGCAAAATATGCAACGTAGTCGATCGTCAGACAATTCCACCTCATTATACAGATAAGGGCTGTACATTCCAGTAGCTATGTAACCAGTCCACCCAGATATTTGCTACTGGTGCCAATAACCGTGAAATATATGCAGCTTTATACAAGGAATGGAACACCGGAATGATTTACCTGGCTCGGCAGCGTGGGATGAAAGGGCTGGCTCATTCTCTGGTACGCCAAATATGTTGGACGCCATCTTGTGTCGTCTGACCGGTTGTTGCTGCTTTGAAGCCTCAACACCGAAAGAGAAACTGGAACCCCCGCCAGGAGGTCTCAGAatcctagtaaaaaaaaaaagttttaggagTGTGAGGCTTGGTATACATCAGGTCTACGGATACATTCAGAATATTTGGTATGAACAAAACCTTAGAGAGGTTTTCCAGGACTTCTATATTGATACCCTAGGCTAGGTAGTCCATATGaaatcagtggggggggggggggtggtctgaCGCCTGCCAATCAGCCGGCTGctgcctcttcagtgtttaccaggcacagcgccatacacttctgtagtgggctgtgcctggtactgcacctcagtcctattcacttgaatggtacCTGAACTACAACATTGCCATACGCTTCTGTAGCGGCTGTGCCTAGTGTGCCTGTAAGCAGGGAAAAGGACATGGTGACTAACGCCACAGCCCCTTTAGTCAGCTGATCGGCAGAGATGTCAGGCATCATCCCCCACTgatcttatattgatgacctatcttaaggataggccatcagtataaaagtcctggaaaaccAGTTCAATCACTTTCTTATTGAACCCTGAGTGTTAAGTATTTAGAATTCCAAATTAAATAATGTCTGACTTGGACACTGGGATGAGAATCCTGCCACCCACACATGGGAAATAAGTACAGCACTCTAACAGCGCAGGAGCCAGAT
The genomic region above belongs to Rhinoderma darwinii isolate aRhiDar2 chromosome 13, aRhiDar2.hap1, whole genome shotgun sequence and contains:
- the JPT1 gene encoding jupiter microtubule associated homolog 1 — encoded protein: MTTTSTFKGLDPDGRSSSRILRPPGGGSSFSFGVEASKQQQPVRRHKMASNIFGVPENEPALSSHAAEPGASESAACGDDPHRTCAQAEYCDAAEHTGEAEVPEMEPAEEASGEPAQTAPPVAVPSRRNPPGGKSSLVLG